One window from the genome of Dyella sp. A6 encodes:
- a CDS encoding sensor histidine kinase yields the protein MIPPLFYQTRWFEVACILAGLALIVGLFLIRLRQVARRVHLQLEERHAERERIARELHDTLLQAVQGLILKFQAVAERISPDDPARRMIDQALDRADDVIVEGRDRVRGLRVSAKSIRDLPHALAMLGWELLGEEDEGFEVIVEGDRRPLDPMVREELYRIGHEALVNAVRHANASQIEVELDYNADGLRLRVRDNGKGVDPVTLEAGGCPGHWGLAGMRERAKRVGAILDIWSGPHSGTEVDLRVPGAVAYRGGKPSWMSWLRRLVSGGRYA from the coding sequence GTGATTCCACCGCTGTTCTACCAGACCCGGTGGTTCGAGGTCGCGTGTATCCTCGCGGGACTGGCACTGATCGTCGGCCTTTTCCTGATTCGGCTCCGACAAGTGGCGCGCAGGGTCCACCTGCAACTCGAGGAACGACATGCCGAGCGCGAACGCATCGCGCGGGAATTGCATGACACGCTGCTGCAGGCTGTGCAGGGACTGATACTCAAGTTCCAGGCCGTGGCCGAGCGCATCTCTCCGGATGACCCGGCCCGCCGAATGATCGATCAGGCGCTTGATCGAGCCGATGACGTGATCGTGGAAGGGCGCGATCGTGTGCGCGGACTGCGTGTCTCGGCCAAAAGCATTCGAGATCTTCCGCATGCGCTGGCGATGCTTGGGTGGGAACTGCTGGGCGAGGAAGACGAAGGTTTCGAGGTCATCGTGGAGGGCGACCGTCGTCCGCTTGATCCGATGGTCCGCGAGGAGCTCTACCGGATCGGTCACGAAGCCTTGGTCAACGCCGTCAGGCACGCCAATGCCAGCCAGATCGAAGTCGAGCTGGACTATAACGCCGATGGCCTGCGACTGCGTGTTCGAGACAACGGCAAAGGTGTCGATCCCGTGACGCTTGAAGCCGGCGGATGCCCCGGTCATTGGGGGCTCGCTGGCATGCGTGAGCGGGCCAAGCGGGTCGGTGCGATCCTGGATATCTGGAGCGGCCCCCATTCGGGCACCGAAGTAGACCTGCGCGTGCCTGGCGCAGTCGCCTACCGAGGCGGCAAGCCGTCGTGGATGAGCTGGTTGCGTCGACTGGTGAGTGGAGGACGATACGCATGA